A region of the Melitaea cinxia chromosome 1, ilMelCinx1.1, whole genome shotgun sequence genome:
cccgtggatattaatgtttaatttcaaaaaaatcctATCTTTGAAAGAGACATAAGCTAAGCAAAGCCCGTTCCATTGAACGTTGCGCGACTTTAAGCCTAAACGCGTTTAAATTACattgctgacttccacaacgttgttagtgagagtcttgtggagCAGAAAACCGAAGCCACCTTGgaaaagcccatcaccttcacggaagtagaacaagtgcccggagtccatgACCAACGTGTTCTCGCCCCCTCTTCGGTCTTCAGACAATCCCAGTATGCTCCGCTCAATGTTACTTAATTCTacttcaagttcggtgaggtccTGTGCCGTAAGTACGTCCATTAAACGTCACCAGGCGTAGTGTTGGTTTGGCAAACTCTCCGCCCTACGGTTACCAGAATAGTAGGGGTATAGTGGAGCTACCGGAAAATGAGAGCCGAAATTGTtgactcgtgtgttttgcctataggcACCACACTGTTCAGTGTCACtggcaggttggtgaccacaggcctggctttgtcacaccgaagacgctactgcccatCTTTGACCTGTGCATTTGAAAGCCAACAATTTGATGGTtatagcagttggatggttatacttGCATATTAGTAATTAACtatagaataaaaaagaatgtacttaatgaaaaagaaataatgtATATGGTACATAGATAcctattaatttagtaaaaagcggttattttaatattacaaacagacgctccaattttatttatttgtatagataaataataaaaaatatatatatacaaccactctggtgcagtggtgcgagtagttgcCTGAAACAGCGagggtttgcgggttcgatttctgctcgggatggatatttgtattcgtacaaaaaatatttccttACGGTTTGGATGtcggtccttgtgggtctccccaccgtgcctcggagagcacgttaagtcatcGGTCCTAATTTTTATCATGAATACTTGATAGCGTTGGTTAAtcatagtagagaacatatccgccaacccacagtggagtagcgttgtggattaagctccaattcttctcctacatgaagaaagaggccagAGCGCAtcaatgggatgttacaagctgaatgcgataaaaaataaatcccaCATATCCTATCAAAACCACgaccaaaacaaaaacaaaacaatccGAGGCTCTAATAGATCATCATTTTAGatcaaaacatatatataactattgATTACACAAAAATCATGTAAAAAGTATGGTTTGTATAAAGTTAATGATCATTTAcatgtatttaaagataatgatgaatgatgataatgaatgaCGATGATAATTcgtattttcacaaaaaaaaattaagtatcaGCCGACCTCTTTCgactaaaacaattttaatttaactaatctAAATTAGAAAGCAAATAGCTCTCTGGTGgaccataatttattattaaatcggAAAATCTTTCTCCTCAAGCTAGCTGAtttcacaaacgaaaaaaagacaGACTTCTATTCCCAGAACTAAAGTTTAGTGCTTTGGAACTGTAATGAGACCTGTCAATTTAGTGTTTTAAGATGTGATTTACGACAGAATTTACCTAAACGCTTAACTTGTCTTGGCAGAGACGGAACGATAGATATATTTAACTTCTttgagatagatagatactttgtactaaaactattttattaaaattttaaaaatgacaaacattttctTAATTTACGTATGTGCTTCTAATAAGGTCAGATTTAGTTTAGGTTCTGGGTTTGAAATTCTTGTTAGCTGCATGTTGACACGAAGGGACTAGTAAGTACAACTCATTGCTATTAGCGGCGTTAGTGGTGGGCGCGGTTGGGCGACTATCCAGCGCACCAGATATCTGGAGCATCGCAGACTCTGACTCTGAAAAGTCAGATCAGATGGCTGCTGTAAGAACAGTGGACAAATTTTGCCAAAGTGTATAGGCAAGTTGTACGAGTCGCAAATTCTACTCAGGATGATTCTATCCACTGATGATTTACgacaaatacaaattatagttgacattttagttatttttatgtgCTAATGCTGGAACGATTAAAAACCGAAAAAACAATAGGTTGCCAAGAACAACGTTTGATTACAAAGAAAACAACAAGTGGGCAAAATGGTTGGTTTAGATCTATGCACACATATTACACTTTATTTAgctaaataatgaaataaataaagtgtagTAGATCGTGACAAGTGGGAAAAAATCGTGGAAGAGGCCAAGACCCACAAAGGGTTGTAGCGCCACTGGAAGTAAGCATGGAAACAATTTAACGTTCAGAGAACTTTTGacaaactataattataatccAAATACGCAAAAAAGGTAAgttcaattataatatatttataatatatacaaagaaaaatttgaTTCAGTTATCACTCGCAAGGAAATCAATATAGAAATCCAAGCATTAGTGTTGGAGAACAACTTTCTCTGATAATACGGTCCGAAAATTTATCATCAGATAAAGAAGAAATCTGAAGAAGAGCGCTTCAAAGTATTTATTTCTGTCAATGAATGCACTGGTGAAAAACTGATTCAaactattattgatattttaaataaatacagaattaaattaaaagtttgtaaGGCCCAGGGGTATACCTAACACGAGGCCAACATGAATGGAAAAAATATTGGGGTTCTCGGGAAAATTCTAGACATAAATTCCTTATATGCTTATGTACCATTTAGCTGCTGTAGCTACAATCTTGTAACATGCAATGCAGCTAAGTCATCCGTAAAATCAGTGACTTTGTTTGGAGTACTTCAGAGGTTGTGCAAATTCTTTTTAACTTCtgttcattatattattactggGATTAcacattatgtatgtatatactataAATACACTGGTGACATACGTTGAAAAGAAAGAACAGGCATGAATGAGGAATTTTCAtgacactttttttatacaactaggccggcaaacaagcgcacgctcacctgatagtaagctattaccgtagcttatagacgcctgcaacaccagaagcaacgccagcgcgttgccgacccaataaccaatccccccagaagctctgggcacattactcaccacaggaacacaacacagcttaatagcttgaaagcagtattattttgctgtgatcttctgtaaggttgaggtactaccccaatcgggctgctccatattttgagcaggatatttcctaatgtgccctacctcagtactTTACTATTGACATACTCATTACTTTGGCTATTGACATTCAGAAAACTGATTTTTAAGTCTCTTATGAGGCCACTTTAGAGGCCAAACTACTACTTACATACTTTACTACTAAACTACTTTACTCAAACAGCTGAAAGCTGAAACTTCAAATTTTGTTCAATTAATGTCGTTCGTAAATATCAACAATCAGTACACAtgtgaaatgttaaaaaagCTTGCACTCTTTATATAGGTAAGCTTTAAAAGCGCAATTTTGACTGCGAGCAGCATAAGAACTAAAAATTGAACAAGTTGTTGTTGTCGTTTGGAAGGCGTCAAACTGGCGAATCTGTCTGCGATGAGCCTGTAAATTctacagaaaaataaattgagTTCTTAAATTATCTTTTTGACACTACTAATAGTtttcatatttttgaagtaaatttcTTTATCTACGCTTAACTTGTGGattaagctggtaaatgcgtgacgagatcaTTAACGTCTTAATTATGTAAAgacgttattaaataataatagataccgAACCTTAACCGTTAAACGTTACAAAACCACGAGCAATAtgtaaacacttttttttattctctgATGTATTTCGTGGTAATGAACGAATGAAATTAATTGGTTACACATCCCATAGGAGTTTATTCATATATTgggataaaaaatattcatgttCCATACGTTATTACCTAACAGTTGATGACACGGGATGACTTGAACCAATTTTGCAGAGggccatatattaaatttagaatgccAGATTATTAGGGCCAGATTCAAATAAGAAAATGTAGTGTGCGCATTTTAAAACGTCCGTAGATGAATCGAGTGAAGTCATGATTATTCTTTCTGAGACACATTGCGATCGCGGGCCGATCTTTGATATTCCTGACTAAACGATAATTatttgttctcaaacaaaaaaaaactattttaaatacgCAATACCTATTAGGGATAGGTAATATAACTCGTCAGATctcactcaaatttaaataggagcAAATTACAAGCAACAGCTTTcggatacagaaaaaaaaaacggtagaCCCggtaaaaacttataaattagcacaaatacaaaatacaatgtaACTGAAATCCTcctcttttttaaagtcggttaaaatcaGTTGCAGTATTTGAAGCACAAGTTGATCTTGAATTGatcactttttattttacaagttttattGATATTCTAAAAAATCAATTACGAATATTTAAGTACATTATAAGTTTTTATGTTAGGTATCCACGGATGGTCAAAGGCTTTTTCCCACGTACGAAATTGTTATGGTTTAATCCACCAATGGTCCACCACAATATGCAATATGCAGGTTCCTCctcaagaattttttttactccGACGTaaacttataaattttacttgcaaacttgaaataaataaactgatTAATATCGATTCATATGTAGCTTTCACTGGGTCATCtcagttttttattattgcagAAAAAGGGAATTTACTACATACAAGCAATAtacgtgtatatttatttgtatgtacacATACGAATATTCATATTGGttcacatattgttttctaatgtttatgcgaatttcactcatattGAAAACAACTTACAACAgctataaagtatccgaaaagtctggcatttataaaaataaataaatcgcgATAAATAAGTTGTTTTCATATTTGTTCACATAACTTTTATGGATTAAGTAATCCATTCTTCCTCTTCAAAGGTTCAGTTTTGAGTCCGGGTTCAGTCTTCAAAGGATTAGtttgaaatgataataaattttaattgcagTAAAaaggtcacattaaaattatgcatgaataatttaaaatattatattaattattaatttaaacattaaagtgTTATTTCATTAATAGAGTACTGCTACTGTGATATTGTTGCAAAAGTAGGTGTAGGtaccaaataataaaatactcatTCATTAAATGACagaattaaatacatttattattacaaacattttattttcaacaaattaCAGCACAATAAATCTAATCACAGTTCTatcaaattacattattaaaaatatttatctaaacaatataaattgGCTTACACTATCTGATATCAAATATAGTCAAGCGTTTTGGTCCATTgtcagttaaaattaatatattactagAATTCTTTTATTCTAAGCTGTTTCTAAAAACTAagatacaattattaaaattaaacaatagttTTACAACTTTGAATAAAACCTATTCATGTGTTTGTGTACAACAGAGATTTACAAAACCTCATAATTACATAATGATgagaaaaataacatattatacaaataaattaatctaaaataataatataacactgAGCTTACTTACGCGCAATAATATGgtgtgtataaaaaatgtatggatattgttttgaaattgtaTACCTTTCAATTTCATCCTTAGCAATTAATAATGGAatgcttttaaaaaaacaaactatcATTATTTGTCACAAAGTCGTAAGCCCAATAACATACCGGAAAGATAAAAATTAGTTGTCTCAAGTAAGTCTACAGAGTtgcaatacataaataattaaaaactattcacaatattcaaataaatctcGGTGTCGTACAACTACATGTAaaggtaaaaaattaattataaccaAACAAACAGGTACCTAAAAGAAACCTTCCATCAAAAATTCAGTCCAGTGTTTCAGAAACACAACTATAAAAGAACACCTCACTCAAATCAAAGCATATTGTTCACACTATTTCTGTAGAAATTATCTTAACGATACTTTAGCTAACTCGTGTATCGCATCTCCTTTAAGCTGAGGCAAATGAGATACCTTCGCCACTGTGAGATCGGAATACATGTTGTAGACAGCCTTGGTTTTCGAATTATCGacattaataactattttagcTATCTTAACCATAATGGGAACAATGTGGTCAAGGCTATAAGCAGAATAATATGAAAGTGTAGGCGTCCAAACTtcagataattttttattagaaaggagatataAGGATAGACAAATAGCAGCGGCTGCTAATTCGGACGGCCGATAGTGAGACATGGAATACTCGACGAGACTGAGATCGACAAAGTATTTCGCTAGATGATGGTTTTTAGACGTTCCATGCGCAGCTTTCACAAATctgaaattacaaaattatagaaaagttagtaaaaattagattaaaatttacaaaataaaaacacacacaGTCCACTAAAAACAGGGTaagaacataatataatactgaAGAGTTTTAGTGATTGAACAAGATATTTTCAGAATGTAGtagtataacatttttatttgatggGAAGGTATTTTTAAATGGTAAGGGATAAAAATGTATCCTAACATTACACAAgcctaatgaaataaaattaaaaaatttgaaataaatcatttttggTCATCTAgtacattttttaatgtaattctaCTCACCTTCTTAAGAAGCTAAGTGGTATAGGCCTAGCGAGGCAAAATCCGAGCTTGAACATGATTTCTCGTTCACATTGGAAGACATCAGCTTTCGTGTAGGCATTGTCAGTAACATAAACAAAGTCACTAACGTCAGGAACATGAATCTCTTCATATTTACTAGCTATAAACATCGCTGTTACACCCACGAGTTGCAGCTGATTCCTTTGTACATTTGGTACAacctataaaacaataaaaattaaataataaatgcttatCACCAAGCTTTTTGCTCATTTGCCCATTGACTTACTCAAATAGAGTAGACTGTTATTTCGAAAACAAATTTTAGTGGAATcgtttaatttagaaatattaggAGCTAAAAATAATAAGCTTTTCATTGCtcaaatatcaaaattacaatTCAGTTtataacatcctactgctgggcatgggcctctttctccatgtaggagaaggattggagcttaatccagtGGAGCAGCCACTGCGAATAGGCAGCTACATATCTTCGTACTTccgagtaacgatcactatcaagtatttattgataaccaccgggactgacagcttaacgtgctctctaaggcgtgatggggagacccacaaggacgaCAATCTAAACTGGATAgaagtatttatacaaatacaaataaccatcccgagcggtaatcgaacacgcaaaccgtcggtgtttaggcgcgtacatggcgcacgcaccactacaccagagcagttattcaaatcaaaattacaaCAATAGAAATTTCTTGTATGAGATACAATATGCAGTACCATATTCTGTATTACTGGTACTTTTCgtttttacaaatattgtgAATAGCGCCATCTGTCAACCAAGAAGTAAACCACCTGTTTATTGTTAGATGAACCTTTCATAACtataggtaataaaataaattttgagttGTTAATACTATATTTTGGCTTAAAATTACCTATTTCACATAaactttcaaaaaattaaatgttgttTGTAAATGTACATTCATAGCATATCAACCAAGTATACAAAAAACAGAAACATATATGTCTGTAATTGATAACCATCAAGAGCTAAAAGTAgattaagaaaaatttatacattaaaaatgttacCTGTAAATAACGATCAATTATGCCAACAGTCAAATGGAATGTCtccaaaacaaaagaaaattgtcTCTGAACTTCAGCCAGCCAGTCTATCAAGGTAGCTCTCATTTTTCCAGTGATCACCgccttaaacaaaataaaagtaaattaaaatatatcactcactcactcactcattcagcctatcgcagtccactgctggccataggcctccgCCCGTTAGCGCCAGACATTATGACGCGAACTCATgggtttaaataaattaaaatatatataaatcctttattaatttgaatttctAAATAACAAAATCCATGTTAATATAATACTTGTTTGTAATTGTAATTGTTACTTGGTTATAGAGAATTTTGAGTAATGAAATCTACTCATAGTAAATAAGACATATTGACCGTCTAAGTCTAATGGTATCAGATatctatatgtaaaaataatgaagAGGTAGTTAGTTTGTTGGTTTGTTTGAGGCTGGAACATTACTCAGTTACATTACTGTTGAGTCACATTCCCACTAGAttcaagtaaatataaaaatttattattcatttacaaCAGTATGAAATATTGGTATTTAGAGTGATGAATACAAATTCTAATTATCTGACCTCATTCACAGATCCTAGATAACTGGTAAAACCGTGGTGCAAAAATAATCACACAGTAACTGTTAGCGTGTAATTGAAACTACTAACCTGTTTCCTTAAGTGGTCCTCTTCAATCGGATATTTTTCTTCAAGTTCCgtcaaatacttataaatatcttttatataaatagacatTAGTAAATGGCTGTTTTTGTCGCCAGCGTCAATATCTTCAATATCTTCTGGTAATTTTGGTGGAGATAGAATTTCAGCCTGAGCATTTTCCTGGTTTAGTGCTGacgatttttcattattttcatctATTTTCAGTTTGCACAATGATTCAATGGGTGCTTTGGAAATTGATTTTGGTGCACTTTTACATTCTTTAGCATTCTCTTTGAGAGAAGTCAATTTAATCACCTTTTTAGCGTCTTGAGTAGTTTTCTTAATTTGTACTGGATTTGCTTCTTTTGTGTAAGTGGGTTTATTTTGAACATCTTTAAGGGCAGCCTGCTGTcgatataaaagtttatatatatgttttatattataaatgttttatagtcagttatacagaataaaataaaatttacaaaggaATGCTTCAAAGCAAAAACCTATTTctctaatagtattttttttataagataaaaaaaatatatcttcttgacataattataatgaaatttgattttctgtttgaaatatttttcttagtttatttttcatatctgtgtcataaaaataagtatacaaTAGCATAATAacctaaataaaactaaattattttaaaatgttgtattGGTGCAATAAAATTTCATGAACAAAACAATTGCATTTTAGAATGTTTCTTAATCCATTTACCGGTATCCTGTATCAGAGGTCTACAAATTTTgcttagttaatttaaatttttgaaattactttttttacagtATTTGATTAAACATTTACTAAAGACAcgatcatttttaatacataattttttaatggttttaaacactatataataataaaaaatttaagttgtAAAAGGGACGAAAATTTCAATCTATTTACTCTGCTTCATCTAAAAGAACGGTTTAAATCCTTTGATTCTACTCGTAATCATGCTCTTTTATCTGAGGAGaatctaattttataaattcctCCATTACTCTACTCTCCATTACTCTACATCTTTCTACACTAATTCATTCCGTATACAATCCATTCAGGTACAGGATACTTTGCCTATTTGAAGCAAGATGCAtgctcactttttttttttaatttaaaaaaattgttaaagaaCATTATCTTTTTAATGACAGCTATGtggttaattaatatatgtatattctatatattgtcatatatttatatatatattaacaagtaTTGCACCCCATatttaagcgataaggccgcctcttGTTCTCTTTTTCTGTTGATATGCAAATTatattggtgtacaataaagagttgaaataaataagtaaataaacagaTCTTTAACTATAAAGAatttgaatgttttgaattttataaacattttaatagttcAAGTTTTTGGTATTAActgtgtaataatattatatcacttGACATGTTTTATACAagacaataacaaaaacaatttaccCTTGTCCTCACAATTGCTCGTGCAGCTAAACCTGCAGTGCTTTCTTCACGTCTCAGTGGTGGTCTTGACGAAGGTTGAATGACTGTTTTAGTAGCCAATCCAGTGTTCACTTTAGATTGAACATGACTATAATTGCTATAAGAGAAaacacattaaatatttaaataattacgcACACCCCTTGACTTTAactcataaaaattaataatttaaaaataattgtgtaaaataaaaccgtatttaTAGAACATTGAACTTTTTAAAGTCATGTGGGTATATTTGAATTACCTTCGAACAATACCACGATTAATAGTAGCCTTCTTTTCAAATTCGGCAGCAGCAACGGCGACTTTTCCAACATTTACTTCACGCTGAGCTTGAACGTTAGTATTTAGTTCGCCAAGTGCTCCACGAACAGTTAGGCCTTGTCGTTTCGTTGGTATCGCAACATTAACCTTTTTGGCAGCATATACATTTTCTTGATCCTGAATCTGCACCtatttatacaattacataAGTCAACGATCAAATCAACAAACAAGTAAAGTAGTAAACATATTAACGTACCATCCTTTGCCTTCTGACCTGAATCTCCATTTCCTGCTTTTTAGATGGCTGAAAAGCCACagtcaattattaattattaacgacCAGCCCGTTAAAAAGACAATAATATAACCCAGGGCTGAtcgattacaaattaaatttattacagtaaCAATCTTCAGCActagtttcaaattaaatagATAATGCTCacttcgatgcttctggtttacTAAAATCGAAAATAACGGTTGAAATTCAATTATGTCAAAGGAACGTACGCACCAAAGCATTTGATTGGCTGCTACAAAAATACCGGAAAACGTGtaagaattttgaaaatttaagatTGATTAAagataatgaaaaattatagtctacaatttaattaaaatatatatatatattaattaatgtattaattaaaatctatatatatatattaatttactataataattgtgtagttgtttttatatgatttatataaaatattgtatcacATTAaggggatcccagaaaaattcggccgttttcatgtgctataaagtataaagttaaaaatatcaaataaatatatgttgtaactcggattcagtttatcaatgtgactgtaagataattttataaaactctctaaataaagataaataattgtttacctggacctcctttcgcgtacaaaaatcgtataggatttttaattttactgcttacaatagtgaatattttttttattatttaagaatcctgtacttaataattctacagaagggttttttattaagtgtagtattttattagaaaatcgtaaaaatatagtTTCTGGTTATTTGCCGGGCGACGGGCGGCCCGCGGCAGACGGCCAGAGGCCTTTGTACGATGAATTTGTGTCGCTCGCCATCgcacgctgctcttgcttacgcacatatctatttacttttttcaatccaagataggca
Encoded here:
- the LOC123662252 gene encoding G2/mitotic-specific cyclin-B1, translated to MEIQVRRQRMVQIQDQENVYAAKKVNVAIPTKRQGLTVRGALGELNTNVQAQREVNVGKVAVAAAEFEKKATINRGIVRSNYSHVQSKVNTGLATKTVIQPSSRPPLRREESTAGLAARAIVRTRQAALKDVQNKPTYTKEANPVQIKKTTQDAKKVIKLTSLKENAKECKSAPKSISKAPIESLCKLKIDENNEKSSALNQENAQAEILSPPKLPEDIEDIDAGDKNSHLLMSIYIKDIYKYLTELEEKYPIEEDHLRKQAVITGKMRATLIDWLAEVQRQFSFVLETFHLTVGIIDRYLQVVPNVQRNQLQLVGVTAMFIASKYEEIHVPDVSDFVYVTDNAYTKADVFQCEREIMFKLGFCLARPIPLSFLRRFVKAAHGTSKNHHLAKYFVDLSLVEYSMSHYRPSELAAAAICLSLYLLSNKKLSEVWTPTLSYYSAYSLDHIVPIMVKIAKIVINVDNSKTKAVYNMYSDLTVAKVSHLPQLKGDAIHELAKVSLR